A genome region from Thermomonospora amylolytica includes the following:
- a CDS encoding DegT/DnrJ/EryC1/StrS family aminotransferase: protein MFTSQEERLAVDGGAPVRTAPWPTYDKGDVFISPEDEQAAIEALRGKLYFRYDHRPYEQTFTGRLESRLAEYFGVPHVLACTSGTTAIALSLLALQLPPGSPVACPAFTFSATPSAIVLAGHRPMLVECDADLHLDVADLRRALEEGARAVVVVHMRGFASDMPAICALAAEYGVPVVEDAVPALGARLNGRPLGTFGHFGAFSTQSDKSLNTGEGGFLVTSDPEAYARAVVYSGAYESRMARHFGGTAPPGVDDLAYPIFGFRMDEIRAALAGSLLERLPDRLALHRRNHDYVTERLAALDGIALRRPVAPGAYLGEALVFRLEGADPQRCARFARALTAEGVDARALGDPGDTNVRTFWNWRFLFGRDAEAARAAFPRTARYVGEAIDVPLSANLTLEDCDDLVTAVRKVLAGLR from the coding sequence ATGTTCACCAGTCAGGAGGAGCGGCTCGCCGTCGACGGCGGCGCTCCGGTGAGAACCGCGCCATGGCCCACCTACGACAAGGGCGACGTCTTCATCAGCCCCGAGGACGAGCAGGCCGCCATCGAGGCCCTGCGCGGCAAGCTGTACTTCCGCTACGACCACCGCCCCTACGAGCAGACCTTCACCGGCCGCCTGGAGTCGCGGCTCGCCGAGTACTTCGGGGTGCCGCACGTCCTGGCCTGCACCAGCGGGACCACCGCCATCGCGCTGAGCCTGCTGGCCCTGCAACTGCCGCCCGGCTCCCCCGTCGCCTGCCCGGCGTTCACCTTCTCCGCCACGCCGAGCGCGATCGTGCTCGCCGGGCACCGCCCGATGCTCGTGGAGTGCGACGCCGACCTGCACCTGGACGTGGCCGACCTGCGCCGGGCGCTGGAGGAGGGCGCCCGCGCCGTCGTCGTGGTCCACATGCGCGGCTTCGCCAGCGACATGCCCGCCATCTGCGCGCTCGCCGCCGAGTACGGGGTGCCCGTGGTCGAGGACGCCGTGCCCGCGCTCGGGGCCCGGCTGAACGGCCGGCCGCTCGGCACGTTCGGCCACTTCGGCGCCTTCAGCACCCAGTCGGACAAGTCGCTGAACACCGGCGAGGGCGGCTTCCTGGTCACCTCCGACCCGGAGGCGTACGCCCGTGCCGTGGTCTACAGCGGTGCCTACGAGAGCAGGATGGCGCGCCACTTCGGCGGGACCGCCCCGCCCGGCGTCGACGACCTGGCGTACCCGATCTTCGGGTTCCGGATGGACGAGATCCGCGCCGCGCTCGCCGGCTCCCTGCTGGAGCGGCTTCCCGACCGGCTGGCGCTGCACCGCCGCAACCACGACTACGTGACCGAGCGCCTGGCCGCCCTGGACGGCATCGCGCTGCGGCGGCCGGTGGCCCCCGGCGCCTACCTCGGCGAGGCGCTGGTGTTCCGGCTGGAGGGCGCCGACCCGCAGCGGTGCGCCCGCTTCGCCCGCGCGCTGACCGCCGAGGGCGTCGACGCGCGGGCGCTCGGCGACCCCGGCGACACCAACGTGCGCACCTTCTGGAACTGGCGCTTCCTGTTCGGCCGCGACGCCGAGGCGGCCCGCGCGGCGTTCCCC
- a CDS encoding AMP-binding protein — translation MANAPEPAAAHTPRTYRERGWWRDTTIIDDLRAAVAQHPGKPAVVGYHASGDPVETLTYARLAELAERAAGGLLALGVRRGDTVSLQLPNWWQFTVLCLACARVGAVAHPVLPIMRRREVSFMARRTGARVHVAPAEWNGFSYARMLDEVRAEVPGLEHLVLIGGDGTVPAVDFDAHFLDTPWEEKYDLAGHGAHPDDPAQVMFTSGTTGEPKGVLHSHNTLYALTRAEAEPLELTGDDVITMGSPMTHQAGYAYCMLMPLLLGATAVYQDAWDPALMLRLVEEQRATFAMGATTFLVDAVEEQRRAPRDLSSLRIFACGGSPIPPAVVERAREVLDVRVHALWGMTENGTVTITRPGDPPDRAAVSDGTPVEWMQVRIVDDHDRPVPPGATGRLQVRGASQCLGYLGRDDLYAAALAPGGWFDSGDLARDDGFGGIRIAGRIKDIVVRGGEKVPVVEVEAALLRHPAVREVAVVGYPDDRLGERACAIVVPDGPAPELADLTGHLASLGMAKQYWPERLVVRDALPKTPSGKIQKFLLRDEITEA, via the coding sequence GTGGCCAACGCCCCCGAACCAGCCGCCGCCCACACGCCGCGGACCTACCGGGAACGTGGATGGTGGCGGGACACGACGATCATCGACGACCTGCGCGCGGCCGTCGCCCAGCACCCCGGCAAGCCGGCCGTCGTCGGCTACCACGCGTCCGGCGACCCGGTGGAGACGCTGACCTACGCCCGGCTCGCCGAGCTGGCCGAACGCGCGGCGGGCGGGCTGCTCGCCCTGGGCGTCCGGCGCGGCGACACCGTCTCGCTGCAGCTGCCGAACTGGTGGCAGTTCACCGTGCTGTGCCTGGCCTGCGCCCGGGTCGGCGCGGTCGCCCACCCGGTGCTGCCGATCATGCGCCGCCGCGAGGTCTCCTTCATGGCCCGCCGCACCGGCGCCCGCGTGCACGTCGCCCCGGCCGAGTGGAACGGCTTCTCCTACGCGCGGATGCTGGACGAGGTGCGCGCCGAGGTGCCGGGTCTGGAACACCTCGTGCTGATCGGCGGCGACGGCACCGTGCCGGCCGTCGACTTCGACGCCCACTTCCTGGACACGCCGTGGGAGGAGAAGTACGACCTCGCCGGGCACGGCGCGCACCCCGACGACCCCGCCCAGGTCATGTTCACCTCCGGCACCACCGGCGAGCCCAAGGGCGTGCTGCACTCGCACAACACCCTGTACGCGCTGACCCGGGCCGAGGCCGAGCCGCTGGAGCTGACCGGCGACGACGTCATCACCATGGGTTCCCCGATGACCCACCAGGCGGGCTACGCGTACTGCATGCTGATGCCGCTGCTGCTCGGCGCCACCGCCGTCTACCAGGACGCCTGGGACCCGGCCCTGATGCTGCGGCTGGTGGAGGAACAGCGGGCCACCTTCGCGATGGGCGCCACCACCTTCCTGGTGGACGCCGTCGAGGAACAGCGCCGGGCCCCCCGCGACCTGTCGTCCCTGCGGATCTTCGCCTGCGGCGGCAGCCCCATCCCGCCCGCGGTGGTCGAACGGGCCCGGGAGGTGCTGGACGTGCGGGTGCACGCGCTGTGGGGGATGACCGAGAACGGCACCGTCACCATCACCCGGCCCGGCGACCCTCCGGACCGGGCCGCCGTCAGCGACGGCACCCCCGTCGAGTGGATGCAGGTCCGCATCGTCGACGACCACGACCGCCCGGTGCCTCCCGGCGCCACCGGGCGTCTCCAGGTGCGCGGCGCCAGCCAGTGCCTGGGCTACCTGGGACGCGACGACCTGTACGCGGCGGCGCTGGCCCCCGGCGGCTGGTTCGACTCCGGGGACCTGGCCCGCGACGACGGCTTCGGCGGCATCCGCATCGCCGGCCGGATCAAGGACATCGTGGTGCGCGGCGGCGAGAAGGTCCCGGTGGTGGAGGTGGAGGCCGCGCTGCTGCGGCATCCCGCCGTCCGTGAGGTGGCGGTCGTCGGCTATCCCGACGACCGGCTCGGCGAGCGGGCCTGCGCGATCGTCGTGCCGGACGGCCCGGCCCCGGAACTGGCCGACCTGACCGGGCACCTGGCGTCCCTCGGCATGGCCAAGCAGTACTGGCCGGAACGGCTGGTCGTCCGCGACGCCCTGCCCAAGACCCCGTCGGGGAAGATCCAGAAGTTCCTGCTCCGCGACGAGATCACGGAGGCGTGA
- a CDS encoding acyl-CoA dehydrogenase family protein has product MRFAFTPEQERYAARIRAFAEERIAPYYQEGDRTGEMRPGLVGELAGQGLLGLRVPAGHGGLGADCVTTGAALEELARADFNACYGVLQAALIADVLNGNATDEQRRRWLPPIASGEALVALCLTEPAHGSDAAAIELRAEPDGDGWRLTGVKTSIMLGAYATHGLVFARTGGPGARGVTAFYLPLDDRHLTRTRTRDAGGRAAGRAELRFDGLPAGPEDVVGGEGLGFVQVMRGFDYSRALISLMCVGAANASLEEALAHARTREAFGGPIGRLQGVAFPLAEHAAYLRAARLLAYEALWLKDQGREHAVPANMAKAWAPKAAVEACHQALLTFGQLGWSEELPLAQRMRDVMGLEIGDGTAQVTRLVVARHLLGRRYAP; this is encoded by the coding sequence ATGCGGTTCGCCTTCACCCCCGAGCAGGAGCGCTACGCCGCCCGGATCCGCGCGTTCGCCGAGGAGCGCATCGCCCCCTACTACCAGGAGGGCGACCGGACCGGCGAGATGCGCCCCGGCCTGGTCGGCGAGCTGGCCGGGCAAGGACTGCTGGGGTTGCGGGTGCCCGCCGGGCACGGCGGTCTCGGCGCCGACTGCGTCACCACCGGAGCCGCCCTGGAGGAACTCGCCCGCGCCGACTTCAACGCCTGCTACGGCGTGCTGCAGGCCGCGCTGATCGCCGACGTGCTGAACGGCAACGCCACCGACGAGCAGCGGCGGCGCTGGCTGCCGCCGATCGCCTCCGGCGAGGCGCTGGTCGCGCTGTGTCTGACCGAGCCCGCGCACGGCAGCGACGCCGCCGCCATCGAGCTGCGCGCCGAACCGGACGGCGACGGATGGCGGCTCACCGGCGTCAAGACCTCGATCATGCTCGGCGCGTACGCCACCCACGGGCTGGTCTTCGCCCGTACCGGAGGGCCGGGGGCGCGCGGCGTGACCGCCTTCTACCTGCCCCTGGACGACCGCCACCTCACCCGGACCCGCACCCGCGACGCCGGCGGGCGCGCCGCGGGCCGGGCGGAACTGCGCTTCGACGGGCTGCCCGCCGGCCCCGAGGACGTCGTCGGCGGCGAGGGCCTCGGCTTCGTCCAGGTGATGCGCGGCTTCGACTACTCCCGGGCGCTGATCAGCCTGATGTGCGTGGGCGCCGCGAACGCCTCCCTGGAGGAGGCGCTCGCCCACGCCCGGACCAGGGAGGCGTTCGGCGGCCCGATCGGACGCCTGCAGGGCGTGGCCTTCCCGCTGGCCGAGCACGCCGCCTATCTGCGCGCCGCGCGGCTGCTCGCCTACGAGGCGCTGTGGCTCAAGGACCAGGGGCGCGAGCACGCCGTGCCCGCCAACATGGCCAAGGCGTGGGCGCCGAAGGCCGCCGTCGAGGCCTGCCACCAGGCACTGCTCACCTTCGGGCAGCTCGGCTGGTCGGAGGAGCTGCCGCTGGCCCAGCGCATGCGGGACGTGATGGGCCTGGAGATCGGCGACGGCACCGCCCAGGTGACCCGGCTGGTCGTCGCCCGCCACCTTCTCGGCCGCCGGTACGCCCCGTGA
- a CDS encoding PucR family transcriptional regulator, with product MQDELDIDRTTRAIAEEAAAVMASSLRTAGPAYPWNELLPGLVARILELLPTTCEPTEADRRRLVAAARRCARDWVPLKEVELGCQILLACVFGHLWRTAGPRCCAELLRLSGRTAAVLSAVLGTVRRAYVEELGRVSAHRVEGLVISALLEGDDAAVLSGEAGIAFPEPGVVLCITCAGEPQRREPVFDEVPHEIRKRLGEGALCAPSPDGTRLIVVLPASSTDAPEAAPDARLSAAELVESCGAEYGRDFVAGMAYASGIGDAARAVREALWVADLLARGARGGRTGQVGFLLDLVPEAVVAERDDLRERLMTRLAAVRARRQLWTTLRALYDCDLDRGRTARWLGIHRSTLDYRLNSVHRLIGISPTSVRGIVLLSAGLAADSLGS from the coding sequence TTGCAGGATGAACTGGACATCGACCGCACGACCCGAGCCATCGCCGAGGAGGCCGCCGCGGTGATGGCGTCGTCACTGCGCACGGCCGGCCCCGCCTATCCCTGGAACGAGCTGCTGCCCGGCCTGGTGGCCCGGATCCTGGAACTGCTGCCGACCACCTGTGAGCCCACGGAGGCCGACCGCCGCCGTCTCGTCGCGGCGGCCCGGCGGTGCGCCCGCGACTGGGTGCCGCTGAAGGAGGTGGAGCTGGGCTGCCAGATCCTGCTGGCCTGCGTCTTCGGCCACCTGTGGCGGACGGCGGGCCCCCGGTGCTGCGCGGAACTGCTGCGGCTGAGCGGCCGGACGGCGGCGGTCCTGTCGGCGGTGCTCGGCACGGTGCGCCGCGCCTATGTCGAGGAGCTGGGCCGGGTGAGCGCCCACCGCGTGGAAGGGCTGGTGATCAGCGCGCTGCTGGAGGGGGACGACGCGGCCGTCCTGAGCGGGGAGGCCGGCATCGCCTTCCCCGAGCCGGGCGTCGTGCTGTGCATCACGTGCGCCGGCGAGCCGCAGCGGCGGGAACCGGTGTTCGACGAGGTGCCCCACGAGATCCGCAAACGTCTCGGGGAGGGCGCCCTGTGCGCGCCCTCCCCCGACGGGACCCGTCTCATCGTCGTCCTGCCCGCATCGTCCACCGACGCCCCGGAGGCCGCACCGGACGCCCGCCTGTCGGCCGCCGAACTGGTCGAGTCCTGCGGTGCGGAGTACGGGCGCGACTTCGTGGCGGGGATGGCGTATGCCTCGGGCATCGGCGACGCCGCGCGCGCGGTCCGGGAGGCGCTGTGGGTGGCCGACCTGCTGGCCCGCGGCGCCCGCGGCGGACGCACCGGGCAGGTGGGGTTCCTGCTCGACCTCGTGCCGGAGGCCGTGGTCGCCGAACGGGACGACCTGCGCGAGCGCCTGATGACCCGGCTGGCGGCCGTGCGGGCCAGGCGGCAGCTGTGGACCACGCTGCGCGCGCTGTACGACTGTGATCTGGATCGTGGCCGCACCGCCCGCTGGCTCGGCATCCACCGCTCGACGCTGGACTACCGGCTCAACTCCGTCCACCGGCTCATCGGCATATCACCGACGAGCGTGCGGGGCATCGTGCTGCTGTCCGCCGGGCTGGCCGCCGACTCCCTGGGCTCCTAG
- a CDS encoding SAM-dependent methyltransferase has product MIDTGTPHSARVWNYWLGGKDNYEVDRQVGEQVMAAYPDIVHIARQSRAFLVRAVRFLTVEAGIDQFLDLGTGLPTADNTHEVAQRAIPHARIVYVDNDPMVLVHARALLTSTPEGRAAYIDADVRDVDRILEAAAATLDFSRPIAVMMLGILGNIDDYEEARTIVRRLMAAVPSGSYLVVNDGTKDAKAEVAQAAADMRAQAGDPYRLSTPEQIAAYFEGLQLVEPGVVRTAQWRPDPHQLNPQVLDVHCGVARKP; this is encoded by the coding sequence GTGATCGATACCGGTACGCCGCATTCGGCGCGGGTGTGGAACTACTGGCTGGGCGGCAAGGACAACTACGAGGTCGACCGGCAGGTGGGCGAGCAGGTCATGGCGGCCTACCCCGACATCGTGCACATCGCCCGCCAGTCCCGCGCCTTCCTGGTCCGCGCCGTGCGGTTCCTCACCGTGGAGGCCGGGATCGACCAGTTCCTGGACCTGGGCACCGGACTGCCGACGGCCGACAACACCCACGAGGTCGCCCAGCGGGCCATCCCGCACGCGCGCATCGTGTACGTCGACAACGACCCGATGGTGCTCGTGCACGCCCGTGCCCTGCTGACCTCCACCCCCGAGGGCCGGGCCGCCTACATCGACGCCGATGTGCGCGACGTCGACCGGATCCTGGAGGCCGCCGCGGCCACCTTGGACTTCTCCCGGCCGATCGCGGTGATGATGCTGGGCATCCTCGGCAACATCGACGACTACGAAGAGGCCCGCACCATCGTGCGGCGCCTGATGGCGGCCGTGCCGTCAGGGTCGTACCTGGTCGTCAACGACGGCACCAAGGACGCCAAGGCCGAGGTCGCCCAGGCCGCCGCCGACATGCGCGCCCAGGCCGGCGACCCCTACCGGCTCAGCACCCCCGAGCAGATCGCCGCCTACTTCGAGGGCCTGCAACTGGTCGAACCCGGCGTGGTGCGCACCGCCCAGTGGCGACCCGACCCCCACCAGCTCAACCCCCAGGTGCTGGACGTCCACTGCGGAGTGGCCAGAAAGCCCTGA
- a CDS encoding FkbM family methyltransferase, with product MSDDTPTLESGSEDAEGERDAGGAGGRRLGRGLSAVVPARLIGSFVRAVYPRLEPELARLEDFVPAGGTAVDVGGWFGPWTRRLVGRADRVVTVEADPKLAGLLRRAFPQAEVVHAAASDECGQIDLWIPESGALAGISSVGGGVGRPVTVAQVTLDSLQLKDVRFIKLDIEGHELNALRGAQETIQRDLPNLLIELEERHRQMPEVLGLLRGWGYTGHVLLESGWVPLAEFDLVAHQRQTVHELDRGFVGRLLRPGRRYVNSVLFTIDPQVTESTAHN from the coding sequence ATGAGCGACGACACCCCCACCTTGGAGTCCGGGTCGGAGGACGCGGAGGGCGAACGGGACGCCGGGGGCGCCGGGGGCAGGCGGTTGGGGCGCGGGCTTTCGGCGGTGGTGCCGGCGCGGCTGATCGGCTCGTTCGTGCGGGCGGTCTATCCGCGGCTGGAGCCGGAGCTGGCCCGGCTGGAGGACTTCGTGCCCGCCGGGGGTACCGCGGTGGACGTGGGGGGATGGTTCGGGCCGTGGACGCGCCGCCTGGTGGGCAGGGCGGACCGGGTGGTGACCGTCGAGGCCGACCCCAAGCTGGCCGGGTTGCTGCGCCGCGCGTTCCCTCAGGCCGAGGTGGTGCATGCGGCGGCCTCCGACGAGTGCGGCCAGATCGATCTGTGGATCCCGGAGTCCGGTGCGCTGGCGGGGATCTCCTCGGTGGGCGGCGGTGTCGGCCGTCCGGTCACCGTCGCCCAGGTCACCCTCGACAGCTTGCAGCTCAAGGACGTGCGTTTCATCAAGCTGGACATCGAGGGCCATGAGCTGAACGCGCTGCGCGGCGCGCAGGAGACCATCCAGCGGGACCTGCCCAACCTGCTGATCGAGCTGGAGGAGCGGCACCGGCAGATGCCGGAGGTGCTCGGCCTGCTGCGGGGGTGGGGCTACACCGGGCACGTGCTGCTGGAGTCCGGCTGGGTCCCGCTGGCCGAGTTCGACCTGGTCGCCCACCAGCGGCAGACGGTGCACGAGCTGGACCGCGGATTCGTCGGCAGGCTGCTGCGACCGGGCCGGCGTTACGTCAACTCCGTGCTGTTCACCATCGACCCCCAGGTGACCGAATCCACGGCCCACAACTGA
- a CDS encoding DUF4328 domain-containing protein translates to MQPNPWQVQAGMTSHAGEGPVRPAWVVGALTVAMLGAWMVVALLSAVALGRHVRLLDGTGGSLDQEELAKLQDSDSLILLITVVQVAVMLVTAVLFCLWLMRARTNAEHIMHLPQRFGRPWVVFGWVVPIVNLWIPKQVVDDVWQASTGQADGRRSRWVLAWWACWLVYVIGDRIVANLGADDLAAERGQTIAAIMLIMPGMAAAALAATVIWKINALQQAQSDRITAPLAGGALPG, encoded by the coding sequence ATGCAGCCGAATCCCTGGCAGGTCCAGGCGGGAATGACCAGCCATGCGGGCGAGGGGCCGGTCCGGCCCGCCTGGGTCGTCGGGGCGCTGACGGTGGCCATGCTCGGCGCCTGGATGGTGGTGGCGCTGCTCAGCGCGGTCGCGCTGGGGCGGCACGTCCGGCTCCTGGACGGCACCGGCGGTTCCCTGGACCAGGAGGAGCTGGCGAAGCTGCAGGACAGCGACTCGCTGATCCTGCTCATCACCGTCGTGCAGGTCGCGGTCATGCTGGTCACGGCGGTGCTGTTCTGCCTGTGGCTGATGCGCGCCCGCACCAACGCCGAGCACATCATGCACCTGCCGCAGCGCTTCGGCAGGCCCTGGGTGGTGTTCGGCTGGGTGGTCCCGATCGTCAACCTGTGGATCCCCAAGCAGGTCGTCGACGACGTGTGGCAGGCCAGCACCGGGCAGGCCGACGGGCGCAGGTCCCGCTGGGTGCTCGCCTGGTGGGCGTGCTGGCTGGTGTACGTGATCGGTGACCGCATCGTCGCCAACCTCGGAGCCGACGACCTGGCGGCCGAACGCGGCCAGACCATCGCCGCGATCATGCTGATCATGCCCGGCATGGCGGCCGCCGCCCTGGCCGCCACGGTCATCTGGAAGATCAACGCGCTGCAGCAGGCCCAAAGCGACCGGATCACAGCGCCCCTCGCCGGCGGCGCCCTCCCCGGATGA
- a CDS encoding WapI family immunity protein, with the protein MLLSDHASRVELHPLRYEFSAVRGDRYDDNWLVIGGAVTTPEGGWSFTDPCLLTHEARQVTDWLREVAAGTVAVTGPDAEGRLSPDTWFVEPVLAFSLADRSEDGALIRVHLSLEAAPPWRQGDDGADIYQYAVEIRTDTAALLHAARQWDLALTSFPTR; encoded by the coding sequence GTGCTCTTGAGCGATCATGCGAGCAGGGTCGAGCTCCACCCGCTGCGCTATGAGTTCTCCGCGGTCCGGGGCGACCGATACGACGACAACTGGCTGGTCATCGGCGGCGCGGTGACCACTCCCGAAGGCGGCTGGTCCTTCACCGATCCGTGTCTGCTGACCCATGAGGCCCGTCAGGTGACCGATTGGCTGCGCGAGGTGGCCGCGGGGACGGTGGCCGTGACCGGACCCGATGCCGAAGGCCGGCTGTCCCCGGACACATGGTTCGTCGAGCCGGTCCTGGCCTTCAGCCTCGCCGACCGAAGCGAGGACGGTGCACTGATCCGCGTCCATCTGTCCTTGGAGGCGGCACCCCCGTGGCGGCAGGGTGACGACGGGGCGGACATCTACCAGTACGCCGTGGAGATACGAACGGACACGGCTGCGCTGCTTCACGCGGCCCGGCAGTGGGATCTCGCCCTGACCTCCTTCCCGACCCGCTGA
- a CDS encoding eCIS core domain-containing protein, with translation MDDPLERAADRIADQILGAREPLPTPMPEPGVASRAVADHRPLPSASESLGHVLSGPGHPIEPRTRRFFESRFGRDFSSVRVHTDERAAESARSVGALAYTMGAHIVFGAGRYVPESHSGRRLLAHELAHVVQQRSGGPALMRTPIFTSTMEICHRVLESRHFHVSEGSIVVTANALRGEGDGPQAGGFAVCGEPVYHITVCADQWGPDPEYGTCDFPQGRPVTLAWGDLPEGDYYLVIWVKEARPDCCLRGSVIVEQQRGLTGPTCTRQPPGTMEKLHDALALAGMIPGVGVFADAADAGIYLVQGDWASAGLSVAFMVPALGDMAAAARHGGKAIVRVTAKGVEQVGEKEIARRLVEAKGRMRAAEEAAEEAGGALRRPHGPEPPHARVRVPGLPGCRASSLVCPINYLYSEFPELFKERRRSFFAPYLREELNLDLRMGRSLRQEKKILTGDAMYAEFLRKVPVREWSEPFYEAMSRGRTRPLPGGPGGMRKWSVDDLGSPWVVHHDPPLSWVDFEDPRLWHPMPYRIHDEAHKWWTRLSRTVKARIPKDRRLEFLDDILDVSDL, from the coding sequence GTGGACGACCCGCTGGAACGGGCCGCTGACCGGATCGCCGACCAGATCCTCGGAGCGCGCGAACCCTTACCTACGCCGATGCCGGAGCCCGGCGTGGCGAGCCGGGCCGTAGCCGACCACCGCCCCCTGCCATCCGCATCCGAGAGCCTCGGCCACGTCCTTTCCGGACCAGGACATCCCATCGAGCCGCGCACACGCCGATTCTTCGAGTCCCGGTTCGGCCGCGACTTCTCCTCGGTTCGGGTCCACACGGACGAGCGGGCGGCCGAATCGGCCCGTTCCGTCGGAGCGCTCGCCTACACCATGGGAGCGCACATCGTCTTCGGAGCCGGTCGCTACGTCCCGGAAAGCCACAGCGGGCGGCGCCTGCTCGCTCACGAACTGGCGCATGTCGTGCAGCAGCGGAGCGGCGGGCCGGCCCTCATGCGCACCCCCATTTTCACGAGCACGATGGAGATCTGCCACAGGGTGCTCGAGTCACGGCACTTCCACGTGTCCGAAGGCTCGATCGTCGTCACGGCGAACGCATTGAGAGGAGAGGGCGACGGTCCGCAGGCGGGCGGGTTCGCGGTGTGCGGCGAGCCCGTTTACCACATCACGGTCTGCGCCGATCAGTGGGGTCCCGATCCCGAGTACGGCACCTGCGATTTCCCTCAGGGGCGCCCGGTCACGCTCGCCTGGGGAGACCTCCCGGAAGGCGACTACTACCTGGTGATATGGGTCAAGGAGGCCAGACCGGACTGCTGTCTGCGCGGGTCCGTCATCGTGGAGCAGCAGCGTGGGCTGACCGGCCCCACCTGCACACGGCAGCCTCCGGGGACGATGGAGAAACTGCATGACGCCCTGGCGCTCGCGGGGATGATCCCCGGTGTCGGAGTGTTCGCCGACGCCGCCGATGCGGGGATCTACCTCGTCCAAGGAGACTGGGCGAGCGCCGGTCTGTCGGTGGCGTTCATGGTGCCGGCCCTTGGGGACATGGCGGCGGCGGCCCGCCACGGCGGCAAGGCGATCGTGCGGGTGACCGCCAAGGGCGTCGAGCAGGTGGGCGAAAAGGAGATCGCCCGTCGGCTGGTGGAGGCCAAGGGGCGAATGCGGGCTGCGGAGGAGGCGGCCGAGGAGGCCGGGGGCGCGCTGCGGCGACCCCACGGCCCCGAACCCCCGCATGCCCGGGTCCGCGTGCCGGGGCTGCCGGGCTGCCGGGCGAGCTCGCTCGTCTGCCCGATCAATTACCTGTACAGCGAATTCCCTGAGCTGTTCAAGGAGCGGCGGCGGTCCTTCTTCGCACCCTATCTCCGTGAAGAACTCAACCTCGATCTGCGGATGGGGCGTTCCCTGCGCCAGGAGAAAAAGATACTGACGGGTGACGCCATGTACGCGGAATTCCTCAGGAAGGTGCCGGTCAGAGAATGGTCGGAACCGTTCTACGAGGCGATGTCCCGGGGCCGCACCCGTCCACTGCCGGGGGGCCCGGGGGGCATGCGGAAATGGTCGGTGGACGATTTGGGAAGCCCATGGGTGGTGCACCATGATCCGCCTTTGAGCTGGGTCGACTTCGAGGATCCGCGGTTGTGGCATCCGATGCCCTACCGCATCCATGACGAAGCCCACAAGTGGTGGACCCGGCTGAGCCGTACGGTCAAGGCGCGCATACCGAAGGACCGGCGACTGGAGTTCCTCGACGACATCCTGGACGTCAGCGATCTGTGA
- the ypfJ gene encoding KPN_02809 family neutral zinc metallopeptidase, with protein sequence MDFEDNARLDASQVEDARGSGFPGGGLAIGGGAVGIVGLVLALLLGVDITGGGGGGPERQAQPAGNLSAQCRTGNDADQSEDCRVVGVVNSIQRYWSEVFERGGRDYVPARTRLFSQATQTACGHATSDVGPFYCPGDQKVYLDLTFFGQLQRDFGAEGGPFAQAYVIAHEYGHHVQNLLGTMEKAQADPKGATSGSVRLELQADCYAGVWAKHAVATGFYSKPFTDADIRQAIDAAEAVGDDRIQERARGRVDPDSFTHGTSAQRHRWFATGYQTGDPNACDTFSGSI encoded by the coding sequence ATGGATTTCGAGGACAACGCACGGCTTGACGCGTCACAGGTCGAGGACGCCCGTGGAAGCGGTTTCCCTGGTGGAGGGCTGGCCATCGGCGGCGGTGCCGTCGGCATCGTCGGGTTGGTGCTGGCTCTGTTGCTGGGCGTGGACATCACCGGCGGAGGGGGCGGCGGGCCGGAACGGCAGGCGCAGCCCGCCGGCAACCTGAGCGCGCAGTGCCGTACGGGCAACGACGCGGACCAGTCCGAGGACTGCCGGGTCGTCGGCGTGGTCAACAGCATCCAGCGGTACTGGAGCGAGGTCTTCGAGCGAGGCGGCCGGGACTACGTCCCCGCGCGGACCCGGCTGTTCAGCCAGGCCACCCAGACGGCATGCGGTCATGCGACCTCCGACGTGGGACCGTTCTACTGCCCGGGTGACCAGAAGGTCTATCTGGACCTGACCTTCTTCGGACAGCTCCAGCGGGACTTCGGCGCCGAGGGCGGCCCGTTCGCACAGGCGTACGTCATCGCCCACGAGTACGGGCACCACGTGCAGAACCTGCTCGGCACCATGGAAAAGGCCCAGGCCGACCCCAAGGGCGCCACCAGCGGCTCGGTACGGCTGGAACTGCAGGCCGACTGCTACGCCGGCGTCTGGGCCAAGCACGCGGTGGCCACCGGCTTCTACAGCAAGCCGTTCACCGACGCCGACATCCGGCAGGCGATCGACGCCGCCGAGGCCGTGGGCGACGACCGCATCCAGGAACGCGCCCGGGGCCGGGTCGACCCCGACTCGTTCACCCACGGCACGTCGGCGCAGCGGCACAGGTGGTTCGCCACCGGCTACCAGACCGGCGACCCGAACGCCTGCGACACCTTCTCGGGCTCCATCTGA